The Candidatus Eremiobacterota bacterium nucleotide sequence ACCGGCCCGCTCGGCGGCAACTTGCAGACTCCGTTCGAGCAGCATGCCGCCGCGCTCGACGCGCTCCGGATCGACGCTGTGCCCGTCTACGGGCAGATCGCGCGGGTCCTGGGCCCGCAGTTTGCGGCGACGATCGGCATCCGCCCCTGGAACCCGCCGGCGAACGCGATCATCGTCGCGCCGAAACCCGCGCCGGCGTCCTCGCCGGGAGCGCGCAGGTGGAACCGCGCAAGTCGTACGACATCGACTCGCTCACCGACGTCGCGCTGCGCGTCTTCGCCGAGCGCGGTTACGACGGCGCCTCGATGGACGACGTCGCGCGCGCCGCGGGGATCACCAAAGCCTCGATCTACCACCACGTAAGCGGGAAGGAGGCGCTGCTCGAGCGCGGCCTGGGCCGCGCGCTCGACGCGCTCTTCGCGATCCTCGACGAGCCGGCGGCGCGCGAGGGCCGTGCGATCGAGCGGCTGCGGCACATCGTCGAGCGCGTCGCCGAGGTGACGCTGCGGCTGCTGCCGGAGCTGACCGTTCTGTTTCGCATCCACGGCGCCTCGAAGAGCGAGCGTGAAGCGGTCGAGCGGCGGCGCAGCTTCGACCGCTACGTCACCGAGATCATCGTGCAGGCGCAGCGCGAGGGCGACGTCCGCCGCGACCTCGACGCGCGCTTGGCGGCGCGGCTGATCTTCGGGATGTCGAACTCCGTGGTCGAGTGGTACCGGGCCGGCTCGCTCACGCGCGAAGCGATCGCGCACGCGGTCGTGTCGCTCGCCTTCGAGGGAATGACGCCGCGCTGACGGGGCGCGCCGCCGCGGACTACGAGTGCTGCGGCGAGTGGCCGTCGATCAGCGAGGTCATCCGCTGCTCGAGCGCGGCGACGCGCAGCGCGATCCCGTCGGCGCCCTCGTGCACCGCGCCGTCGTCGGCGACGCCGTTGGCGAGATACCAGGCGTCGGTCCCCAGCTCTTTGGCGAGGCGCAGCCCGATCACGAAGCTTGCGATCTTCGTCTGACCGCTCTCCATCTGCCGGATCGCGCCTTCGGTCACGCCGACGCGCTGGGCGAGCTGGGCGCAGCTCACCCCGCGGTCGAGCCGCAACCGCTTCAACCGTTCGCCGAAGCTTTCCACGCGCAGGAGCGGCATCTCACCGGCCGCCGCCCGCCTCGGGCGGGCGCGCGTATCCCACGGCGCGGTAGCCGCGCACGTCGTAGCGGGCCAGGATCCAGGGCCGCAGCATCGCCCGGTCCTCGCGGCCGAGCCGCTCGATCGCGCGCTGGATCTCGTGGAGGGTCGGCTGCTCGGCGGTGGCCGACTCGGGTCGAAAACGCTCTCTCGGTTCCATCGGACGCCAACTCTTCGCCGAACGGACTATCGAACACCTGTTCGATGATGGTGCTTTTGTACTGTCATAGCGCGGTGCCGGCAGCGGGCTGCGGGTGGGTACGGTCCGGGGGATGGGCGAGGAGCGTCACGAGCTCTGCGTGATCGGCGCGGGGACGGCCGGGTTCGCCGCGGCCGAGGCGGCGCGCGCCGCCGGCCGCGACATCGTACTGGTGACCGGCCGCGAGGAGCTGGGCGGAACCTGCATCCTGCGCGGGTGCATGCCGGCCAAGACGGTGCTCGCGGCGGCCCAGTACGAAGGCGAGGTCGAAAAGGCCCACGCGGTCGGCGTCGAGACGGGCGCCGTGCACATCGACCTGCCGGCGATCATCCGGCGGAAGCGCGCGCTGGTCGACTACTTCGCCCACGACCGGATCGGCGATCTGGAGGACTACCCGCTCGCGCGCGGCGACGCGCGCTTCGTCGCGCCGGACGCGATCGTCGCCGGCGACCGGCGGATCGTCGCCGACCGCTTCGTGATCGCGACCGGGGCGGAGATCGTCGCGCCGCCGATCGAGGGGCTGGAGCACGTTCCGACGATCACCAGCAGCGACGTGCTCGAGATGACGCGCGCGCCGCGCAGCGTCGCGATCGTCGGCGGCGGCCCGATCGGCTGCGCCTTCGCGCAGTTCTTCGCGCGCCTGCACGCGCGCGTCACGCTGTTTCAAGACGCGCCGGAGCTGCTGCGCAACGACGATCCCGACGTCGGCACCGCGGTGCGCGCCGCGCTCGAGCGCGACGGCGTCGAGGTGGTGTGCGGCGCCCAGGTGGGGCGCGCCGAGCGCGACGGCGCGCACGCGGTGCTGTTCGCCGAGACGTCACGCGGAGCGCACGGCGCGCGCGCCGAGACGGTGCTGCTCGCGACGAACCGCCGCCCGCGCGTCGACGCGCTCGAGCTCGCCACGGGCGCGGTCGCGGGCGACCGCGCGCGCGGGATCGTCGTCGACGCGGCGCTGCGCAGCGTCTCGAACCCGCGCGTCTTCGCGGCGGGCGACGTGCTCGCGCGGCGCCAGCTCGTGCACGCCGCCGCGTACGGCGGACGGCTCGCCGCGACGAACGCCTTCGCCGCCGAGCCGCAGCCGGCCGCGTGGGAGCGATGGGAGTCGCACGCGCTCTACACGCAGCCGCAAGTCGCCGTCGCCGGGCTCACCGAGCGCGCGTGCCGCGCGCGCGGGATCGCGGTGCGCGTCGCGAGCGTTCCCGCCGCCGAGGTCGGCAAAGCGCTCGTCTCGGAGAGCGCCGAAGGCTTCGTGAAGATGCTGGTGCGCGAGGACGACGGCCGCGTGGTCGGGATCGCGATGGTGCTCGACGACGCCATCGATCTCGCCGGCGAAGCGATCGCGCTGATCGACCGCGGCGCGAGCGCGCGCGAGGTCGCCGAGATGCCGCACCTGCACCCAACGATGAGCGAATTGCTGGCCCGCGTCGCCGAGAAGCTCTGTTAGAACACGCGCGCGTAGACGCTGCAGGACTTGCAGATCTCGGGCGGGTCGGCGGAGCCGAGCCGGCGGCGGAAGTCTTCGTAGGCGGCGCCGTTCCACACCGGCATGACGCCGTCGGCGACGACGTTACCGAGGGCGGCACGATCGGGCGTCGCGACCATGCAGCACGGCATCGCGGTGCCGTCGTACGCCACGTACGGGCCGCGCCACGGCCAGTCACAGCGTGCGCGCCCTGGCGTGTCGGGCGGGTGCTCGACCGGCGTCACACGCGGCAGCCGCAGCTTGACGTCATGGCGCTTTGCGGCGTCGCGAGCTTCGTTGAAGGCGCGCGAGACGCGCTCGGCGTCGTGATGGACCAGCGTCTGCTCCGCGACGAACGCGCGCATCGGCTCGTAGCGCGCGGGCAGCGTCGACTCGCCGAAGTCGTGGCAGAGATGCTGCACGTGCAGATCGCGCACGCCCCAGCGCGCGGTCAGCGCGACCAGCTCGGCCAGCTCGTCGACGTTCTCGCGCATCGCGACGGCGGTGATCTCGACGTGCGTCGTGCTGCCGTGCCGTTCCAGCGCGTCGAGAAGACGCAGCACGTTGCGCTCGAGGATCGCGAAGCGCGCATCGACGCGGATGCGCTCGTAGGTCTGCGCGCGCGCGCCGTCGACGGAGACGTAGATCGCGCTCAGCCCGCAGGTCGCGGCGCGTTCGGCCTTCGCCGGTGTGAGCAGCGTGAGGTTGGTGTTAACGCTGACCGCCACGCCGCGCGCGACCGCATACTCGACCATGTCGAAGAAGCGCGGGTGGAGCAGCGGCTCGCCCAAGCCCTGGAGGTGAAGCTCCGTGAGGGCGGGGAGCTGGTCGACGATCGCCGTGTACGCCTCCCACGCCATGAACGCGTTCGAGACCTCGCGGTAGCGGACCGGGCACATCCGGCAGCGCAGGTTGCATTGCCCCACGGGCTCGATCT carries:
- a CDS encoding TetR family transcriptional regulator is translated as RPARRQLADSVRAACRRARRAPDRRCARLRADRAGPGPAVCGDDRHPPLEPAGERDHRRAETRAGVLAGSAQVEPRKSYDIDSLTDVALRVFAERGYDGASMDDVARAAGITKASIYHHVSGKEALLERGLGRALDALFAILDEPAAREGRAIERLRHIVERVAEVTLRLLPELTVLFRIHGASKSEREAVERRRSFDRYVTEIIVQAQREGDVRRDLDARLAARLIFGMSNSVVEWYRAGSLTREAIAHAVVSLAFEGMTPR
- a CDS encoding helix-turn-helix transcriptional regulator is translated as MPLLRVESFGERLKRLRLDRGVSCAQLAQRVGVTEGAIRQMESGQTKIASFVIGLRLAKELGTDAWYLANGVADDGAVHEGADGIALRVAALEQRMTSLIDGHSPQHS
- a CDS encoding FAD-dependent oxidoreductase, which gives rise to MGEERHELCVIGAGTAGFAAAEAARAAGRDIVLVTGREELGGTCILRGCMPAKTVLAAAQYEGEVEKAHAVGVETGAVHIDLPAIIRRKRALVDYFAHDRIGDLEDYPLARGDARFVAPDAIVAGDRRIVADRFVIATGAEIVAPPIEGLEHVPTITSSDVLEMTRAPRSVAIVGGGPIGCAFAQFFARLHARVTLFQDAPELLRNDDPDVGTAVRAALERDGVEVVCGAQVGRAERDGAHAVLFAETSRGAHGARAETVLLATNRRPRVDALELATGAVAGDRARGIVVDAALRSVSNPRVFAAGDVLARRQLVHAAAYGGRLAATNAFAAEPQPAAWERWESHALYTQPQVAVAGLTERACRARGIAVRVASVPAAEVGKALVSESAEGFVKMLVREDDGRVVGIAMVLDDAIDLAGEAIALIDRGASAREVAEMPHLHPTMSELLARVAEKLC
- a CDS encoding SPASM domain-containing protein, giving the protein MCPVRYREVSNAFMAWEAYTAIVDQLPALTELHLQGLGEPLLHPRFFDMVEYAVARGVAVSVNTNLTLLTPAKAERAATCGLSAIYVSVDGARAQTYERIRVDARFAILERNVLRLLDALERHGSTTHVEITAVAMRENVDELAELVALTARWGVRDLHVQHLCHDFGESTLPARYEPMRAFVAEQTLVHHDAERVSRAFNEARDAAKRHDVKLRLPRVTPVEHPPDTPGRARCDWPWRGPYVAYDGTAMPCCMVATPDRAALGNVVADGVMPVWNGAAYEDFRRRLGSADPPEICKSCSVYARVF